In a genomic window of Brettanomyces nanus chromosome 1, complete sequence:
- a CDS encoding uncharacterized protein (EggNog:ENOG41): MKINEQKEQYEIILDDSFKLSQKVVDRIQEVKKGDAKADEELNLLHKEMALDTVKLVKHKNKMKLGLYDLNQQFKEDKVNKSDKQYNNIKLASLKRQKGKNSSMKEKFETLMNELPKFKTDKLAYKDNKFTRSLKSDSSVVKQSIENGRAEEYEITERDVKKFKKNLQRAQKKKFKLVVLNDEYYEQKITTLNGLKMKWESRLEKIRKFRDEAIELGERVGSKLAEEGEANEKEATGEAVDVTEEATGKATEEATEEEDGVIEEATGEGVDVTEEATREATEEEDGVIEEATEESSREATEEPTEEGEDVYAAIDSIEHSPNTESRDYTRSGTEEEQNSGTDPESKQSSVESEQVSSKGQTEDQDIQMIDQ, from the exons ATGA AGATAAATGAACAGAAAGAGCAGTATGAGATAattcttgatgattcatTCAAACTTTCACAGAAGGTAGTGGATAGGATCCaagaagtaaagaaagGTGATGCTAAGgcagatgaagagttgaatCTGCTTCATAAGGAGATGGCTTTAGATACAGTGAAGTTAGTGAAGCATAAAAATAAGATGAAATTGGGACTTTACGATTTGAATCAGCAATTCAAAGAGGATAAAGTGAACAAATCAGACAAGCAGTACAATAATATCAAGTTGGCCAGTCTCAAGAGACAGAAAGGTAAAAACTCCTCCATGAAGGAAAAGTTTGAGACTTTGATGAACGAATTGCCCAAGTTCAAGACGGATAAACTTGCATACAAAGACAATAAGTTCACACGAAGTTTGAAAAGTGATTCTTCAGTGGTAAAGCAATCTATTGAGAACGGAAGAGCTGAAGAGTATGAGATTACAGAAAGAGATGTTAAGAAGTTtaagaagaatcttcagAGAGcacaaaagaagaaattcaaaCTGGTCGTTTTGAATGATGAGTATTATGAGCAGAAGATCACAACGCTAAATGggttgaagatgaaatggGAGTCCAGATTGGAGAAGATTCGGAAGTTTAGAGATGAGGCCATAGAGTTAGGCGAGCGGGTAGGATCTAAACTGGccgaagaaggagaagccaACGAGAAGGAAGCCACTGGGGAAGCAGTGGATGTCACCGAGGAGGCCACTGGGAAAGCCACCGAGGAAGCCAccgaggaagaagatggtgtCATCGAGGAAGCCACTGGGGAGGGAGTGGATGTCACCGAGGAAGCCACTAGGGAAGCCAccgaggaagaagatggtgtCATCGAGGAAGCCACTGAAGAATCCTCTAGGGAAGCCACCGAAGAACCCACCGAGGAAGGGGAAGATGTCTATGCCGCCATCGACAGTATTGAACATTCTCCAAATACGGAATCACGGGATTATACGCGATCGGGGActgaggaagaacaaaatTCAGGAACAGATCCAGAATCTAAACAGTCTTCAGTAGAGTCCGAGCAAGTATCTAGTAAAGGTCAAACCGAAGACCAAGATATTCAAATGATCGATCAATAG
- a CDS encoding uncharacterized protein (EggNog:ENOG41) translates to MGLTQSLSIHKDDAKSKIMGYHDVDTAARVARTLVFRESLANLNTLDVESGYPVGFVEYYADCQQDGQPLMLMIDVSSSEKNIEAGSNSSLTIRVGDHQPNDFADPHYRGMVPFSVAGAPRINLKGHLVEYDATPEDKVCFGRRHREAVSWYPSTSLHESRWVKFEIDSVYLIGGFGDRAYIGDIPVDTYLAAEPFPERKGPHRSHRGHGDHRGRGDRRNDRVHGDLKGYEDLQDLKAAISAVAIVGVASLIFRTYPHLKPLFLCCNKDSESEEDNKPLSDSTVVVDKEIEEWTDKQLKEFLKENEVIVPESATHSELVAFVQQIQK, encoded by the exons ATGG GACTTACACAGTCGTTGTCCATTCACAAGGACGATGCCAAGTCCAAGATTATGGGCTACCATGACGTAGATACTGCCGCTCGAGTGGCTAGAACGCTTGTTTTCAGAGAGTCTCTCGCCAATTTGAATACCTTAGACGTCGAGTCAGGCTATCCTGTTGGTTTTGTTGAATATTATGCAGACTGTCAGCAAGACGGTCAACCTTTGATGCTCATGATTGAcgtttcatcttctgagaagaacattgaGGCAGGCTCTAACTCCTCGTTGACCATCCGAGTGGGTGATCATCAACCTAACGATTTTGCCGATCCTCATTACCGAGGAATGGTTCCATTTTCCGTGGCTGGCGCTCCAagaatcaacttgaagGGTCATTTGGTTGAGTATGATGCAACTCCTGAGGATAAAGTGTGCTTCGGTAGGAGACACCGCGAGGCTGTCTCTTGGTATCCTTCAACCTCGTTACATGAGTCCAGATGGGTCAAATTTGAGATCGATTCCGTCTATCTAATCGGTGGATTCGGCGATAGAGCGTACATTGGAGATATTCCAGTGGACACATATTTAGCCGCAGAGCCATTCCCTGAAAGAAAGGGACCACACAGAAGCCACAGAGGTCACGGTGATCATAGAGGTCGCGGTGATCGTAGAAATGACAGAGTTCACGGAGATCTTAAAGGTTACGAAGATCTGCAAGATCTCAAAG CTGCCATTTCGGCCGTTGCTATCGTTGGTGTCGCGTCTCTTATCTTTAGAACATATCCTCATTTGAAGCCGTTGTTCCTATGCTGTAACAAAGATTCAGagtctgaagaagataacAAGCCACTTTCGGACTCaactgttgttgttgacaaggaaattgaagagtggACCGATAAgcaattgaaagagtttctCAAAGAG AACGAAGTTATAGTTCCTGAAAGTGCGACTCATTCGGAATTAGTGGCCTTTGTTCAGCAGATCCAGAAGTAG